The following are encoded together in the Scomber scombrus chromosome 7, fScoSco1.1, whole genome shotgun sequence genome:
- the tex10 gene encoding testis-expressed protein 10 homolog isoform X1 codes for MKAKKKKRQDDFQKVKLKVGKTKPKADNATNTNFRTKGIHLTEQLKRDTSGPTTHRQLGINDLLSQLHHYNANVKHTALLGLRELLALNPSLLEQHLSRLLSEVAAVFTDKDGNVRVAATRVLRFIAQSVPAERVAPFFPLLSAHLSCAMTHIETGIQEDAMKVLDVLLEHYPALLAARPAVLLTNFLELISHKQSSGGAKKAQDAKGRTWALSVNLSRAVTSQQWRLSVLLRLGRFLQAVVEERPVEEGDMSGPTEGVFGSSGEGRLTPLHLIWEELPYSKVGVKVYEHSGAKPTPHSTFRLRPEVDTGTAVGESLNSAEAVQSFAATLVPLLLEVWVEASTSDSPGNSTDGAHLLSPDAMSVMFQVLSILQLLRKLAPQQEHQDALDAWFRKEYLGEFKQHFMKNFPYGTRDTPRHKKKVNLKRSKQTAAVPGLTVEPLALNITLCQVMVSLSQRQGLGRETDGDWLTPLRTFVRDTLSNEVKLSYRQLHMLLGTVWKMVFTQRSKTVTEDLLAAVYFYYQQRHLTLQTRSLLLSFYSKLYLQEQGHTHIARSKVLCRWLASLPVQLSQLGHRNPALSARLIQSIQAAASRGNKDLLNSLQAQACRLYDPQEGVVVLLPAESQQRMVQLLYFLPKMSQSLLANLSCCCTAGRISAGLAASLIRIVHLRSSLSSWSVGSQEAALQDVDYISFLFSTLTGFSSDKLTSLQEAGDDSALPPSPLSPLSLYPTQLEQFTHHWDVVEEICHCLETLGSKSQCFDILQNGICKYLIKLGVVPDSMAAGLLRAVSRLLDLSVLPIEPVLRFLSQCCLSLLALLITLQQEAPADTNHKREAIWGACVSALSSVPRLLRMVLQLLRVGDLSEDELPQLGQILSMLLQHTPIHNQLLANSALLQEIIQHLTRYSRGSTREQWLTDLLYCYSVTVAHGSSSHRGNLGLRDMY; via the exons ATGAaggccaagaagaagaagagacaggaTGACTTCCAAAAGGTCAAGTTAAAGGTGGGAAAGACAAAGCCCAAAGCTGATAATGCCACCAACACCAACTTCCGCACAAAGGGAATCCATCTAACTGAACAGCTGAAAAGAGACACAAGTGGCCccaccacacacagacagctgggTATCAAT GACCTTCTGTCCCAGCTTCACCATTACAATGCCAATGTGAAACATACTGCCTTGTTGGGTTTGAGAGAGTTGCTGGCCCTTAACCCATCTCTGTTAGAGCAGCATCTGTCTCGCTTGCTCTCTGAAGtggcagctgttttcactgaCAAGGATGGCAATGTCCGTGTGGCAGCCACACGTGTGCTCAG GTTCATTGCGCAATCTGTACCCGCAGAACGAGTGGCTccatttttccccctcctcaGTGCCCACCTCTCTTGTGCCATGACTCACATTGAGACAGGCATCCAGGAGGATGCCATGAAGGTCCTTGATGTGTTGCTTGAACACTACCCTGCTCTGCTCGCGGCACGTCCTGCTGTGCTACTCACTAACTTCCTGGAGTTGATCTCTCACAAACAAAGCAGTGGAGGAGCTAAAAAGGCTCAGGATGCCAAGGGACGGACCTGGGCACTGTCAGTCAACCTCAGCAGGGCTGTGACAAGTCAGCAGTGGCGGCTCTCTGTGCTCCTCAG GCTCGGGCGCTTCCTGCAGGCAGTAGTTGAGGAAagaccagtggaggaaggtgaCATGTCTGGCCCAACTGAGGGAGTGTTTGGTTCCAGCGGAGAGGGCCGACTTACACCTCTGCATCTCATCTGGGAAGAGCTCCCTTACAGCAAGGTCGGAGTTAAGGTTTACGAACATTCTGGGGCCAAACCAACTCCACATTCCACCTTTAGACTCAG GCCTGAGGTGGACACTGGGACTGCAGTGGGCGAGAGTCTGAATTCAGCGGAGGCTGTTCAGAGTTTTGCAGCTACACTGGTGCCTCTTCTGTTGGAAGTGTGGGTAGAGGCTAGTACCAGTGACAGTCCCGGGAACAGCACTGATGGCGCTCACCTGCTCAGCCCAGATGCCATGTCAGTAATGTTCCAGGTCTTGTCTATTCTGCAGCTGCTAAGAAAACTGGCGCCACAGCAGGAACACCAAGATGCACTG gATGCATGGTTCCGTAAAGAATACCTGGGAGAATTTAAGCAGCACTTCATGAAAAACTTTCCCTATGGTACTCGGGACACACCCAGACATAAAAAGAAGGTGAATCTCAAAAG GAGTAAGCAGACCGCAGCTGTCCCAGGTCTGACAGTGGAGCCTCTGGCCCTAAACATCACACTTTGCCAGGTCATGGTGTCCCTCAGCCAGAGGCAGGGACTCGGCCGAGAGACGGATGGAGACTGGCTGACACCGCTGAGGACGTTTGTCCGAGACACGCTGAGCAATGAAGTGAAACTGAGTTACAGGCAGCTGCATATGCTGCTTGGAACTGTGTGGAAGATGGTGTTCACACAGAGGAGCAAAA cTGTGACAGAGGACCTGTTGGCAGCAGTTTATTTCTACTATCAGCAGAGGCACCTGACTCTACAGACAAGATCTCTTCTGCTGTCTTTTTACAGCAAGCTCTACCTGCAGGAGcaaggtcacacacacattgccaG GAGTAAGGTGCTCTGTCGGTGGTTGGCTTCTCTTCCTGTGCAGTTGTCCCAGCTGGGCCACCGTAACCCAGCTCTGTCTGCGCGACTTATCCAATCCATCCAGGCTGCTGCATCTCGAGGCAACAAAGACCTGCTCAATAGTCTGCAGGCTCAAGCCTGCAGGCTCTACG ATCCACAAGAAGGAGTTGTGGTTCTGTTACCAGCAGAGTCCCAGCAACGAATGGTGCAGCTGCTATACTTTCTACCCAAGATGTCCCAGTCTCTTCTGGCCaatctgagctgctgctgcactgctggACGAATCTCTGCTGGCCTCGCTGCCTCTCTGATTCGTATCGTGCACCTTAG GTCGTCTCTGAGCAGCTGGTCAGTTGGGAGCCAGGAAGCAGCTCTGCAGGACGTGGACTACATCAGCTTCCTGTTCTCCACCCTGACAGGCTTCTCGTCCGACAAGCTCACCTCCCTGCAGGAGGCCGGCGACGACAGCGCCCtgcctccctcccctctctcccccctcagCCTCTACCCCACCCAGCTGGAGCAGTTCACACACCACTGGGACGTTGTTGAG GAAATCTGCCACTGTCTGGAAACCTTGGGTTCAAAGTCCCAGTGCTTTGACATCTTGCAAAATGGCATTTGTAAATACCTG aTCAAGTTGGGGGTGGTGCCTGACAGTATGGCGGCTGGGCTGCTGAGAGCTGTATCCAGATTACTGGACCTGTCTGTCCTGCCCATTGAGCCTGTGCTGCGCTTCTTGTCTCAGTGCTGCCTCAGCCTGCTGGCTCTGCTCATCACCCTGCAGCAGGAGGCACCTGCCGATACCAACCACAAAAG AGAGGCGATCTGGGGAGCTTGTGTCTCAGCGTTGAGCTCTGTTCCCCGCCTGCTGAGGATGGTTCTGCAGTTGTTGCGTGTTGGAGATCTGAGTGAGGACGAGCTGCCACAGCTGGGACAGATCCTGTCAATGCTGTTGCAGCACACGCCAATCCACAACCAGCTGCTGGCCAACTCCGCTCTGCTGCAAGAAATTATACAACACCTGACG aggtACTCCCGGGGATCGACCAGGGAGCAGTGGTTGACAGACTTGCTCTACTGTTACAGCGTCACAGTAGCTCACGGCTCTTCTTCTCACAGAGGAAACCTGGGCCTTCGAGACATGTACTGA
- the tex10 gene encoding testis-expressed protein 10 homolog isoform X2 yields MKAKKKKRQDDFQKVKLKVGKTKPKADNATNTNFRTKGIHLTEQLKRDTSGPTTHRQLGINDLLSQLHHYNANVKHTALLGLRELLALNPSLLEQHLSRLLSEVAAVFTDKDGNVRVAATRVLRFIAQSVPAERVAPFFPLLSAHLSCAMTHIETGIQEDAMKVLDVLLEHYPALLAARPAVLLTNFLELISHKQSSGGAKKAQDAKGRTWALSVNLSRAVTSQQWRLSVLLRLGRFLQAVVEERPVEEGDMSGPTEGVFGSSGEGRLTPLHLIWEELPYSKVGVKVYEHSGAKPTPHSTFRLRPEVDTGTAVGESLNSAEAVQSFAATLVPLLLEVWVEASTSDSPGNSTDGAHLLSPDAMSVMFQVLSILQLLRKLAPQQEHQDALDAWFRKEYLGEFKQHFMKNFPYGTRDTPRHKKKVNLKRSKQTAAVPGLTVEPLALNITLCQVMVSLSQRQGLGRETDGDWLTPLRTFVRDTLSNEVKLSYRQLHMLLGTVWKMVFTQRSKTVTEDLLAAVYFYYQQRHLTLQTRSLLLSFYSKLYLQEQGHTHIARSKVLCRWLASLPVQLSQLGHRNPALSARLIQSIQAAASRGNKDLLNSLQAQACRLYDPQEGVVVLLPAESQQRMVQLLYFLPKMSQSLLANLSCCCTAGRISAGLAASLIRIVHLRSSLSSWSVGSQEAALQDVDYISFLFSTLTGFSSDKLTSLQEAGDDSALPPSPLSPLSLYPTQLEQFTHHWDVVEEICHCLETLGSKSQCFDILQNGICKYLIKLGVVPDSMAAGLLRAVSRLLDLSVLPIEPVLRFLSQCCLSLLALLITLQQEAPADTNHKR; encoded by the exons ATGAaggccaagaagaagaagagacaggaTGACTTCCAAAAGGTCAAGTTAAAGGTGGGAAAGACAAAGCCCAAAGCTGATAATGCCACCAACACCAACTTCCGCACAAAGGGAATCCATCTAACTGAACAGCTGAAAAGAGACACAAGTGGCCccaccacacacagacagctgggTATCAAT GACCTTCTGTCCCAGCTTCACCATTACAATGCCAATGTGAAACATACTGCCTTGTTGGGTTTGAGAGAGTTGCTGGCCCTTAACCCATCTCTGTTAGAGCAGCATCTGTCTCGCTTGCTCTCTGAAGtggcagctgttttcactgaCAAGGATGGCAATGTCCGTGTGGCAGCCACACGTGTGCTCAG GTTCATTGCGCAATCTGTACCCGCAGAACGAGTGGCTccatttttccccctcctcaGTGCCCACCTCTCTTGTGCCATGACTCACATTGAGACAGGCATCCAGGAGGATGCCATGAAGGTCCTTGATGTGTTGCTTGAACACTACCCTGCTCTGCTCGCGGCACGTCCTGCTGTGCTACTCACTAACTTCCTGGAGTTGATCTCTCACAAACAAAGCAGTGGAGGAGCTAAAAAGGCTCAGGATGCCAAGGGACGGACCTGGGCACTGTCAGTCAACCTCAGCAGGGCTGTGACAAGTCAGCAGTGGCGGCTCTCTGTGCTCCTCAG GCTCGGGCGCTTCCTGCAGGCAGTAGTTGAGGAAagaccagtggaggaaggtgaCATGTCTGGCCCAACTGAGGGAGTGTTTGGTTCCAGCGGAGAGGGCCGACTTACACCTCTGCATCTCATCTGGGAAGAGCTCCCTTACAGCAAGGTCGGAGTTAAGGTTTACGAACATTCTGGGGCCAAACCAACTCCACATTCCACCTTTAGACTCAG GCCTGAGGTGGACACTGGGACTGCAGTGGGCGAGAGTCTGAATTCAGCGGAGGCTGTTCAGAGTTTTGCAGCTACACTGGTGCCTCTTCTGTTGGAAGTGTGGGTAGAGGCTAGTACCAGTGACAGTCCCGGGAACAGCACTGATGGCGCTCACCTGCTCAGCCCAGATGCCATGTCAGTAATGTTCCAGGTCTTGTCTATTCTGCAGCTGCTAAGAAAACTGGCGCCACAGCAGGAACACCAAGATGCACTG gATGCATGGTTCCGTAAAGAATACCTGGGAGAATTTAAGCAGCACTTCATGAAAAACTTTCCCTATGGTACTCGGGACACACCCAGACATAAAAAGAAGGTGAATCTCAAAAG GAGTAAGCAGACCGCAGCTGTCCCAGGTCTGACAGTGGAGCCTCTGGCCCTAAACATCACACTTTGCCAGGTCATGGTGTCCCTCAGCCAGAGGCAGGGACTCGGCCGAGAGACGGATGGAGACTGGCTGACACCGCTGAGGACGTTTGTCCGAGACACGCTGAGCAATGAAGTGAAACTGAGTTACAGGCAGCTGCATATGCTGCTTGGAACTGTGTGGAAGATGGTGTTCACACAGAGGAGCAAAA cTGTGACAGAGGACCTGTTGGCAGCAGTTTATTTCTACTATCAGCAGAGGCACCTGACTCTACAGACAAGATCTCTTCTGCTGTCTTTTTACAGCAAGCTCTACCTGCAGGAGcaaggtcacacacacattgccaG GAGTAAGGTGCTCTGTCGGTGGTTGGCTTCTCTTCCTGTGCAGTTGTCCCAGCTGGGCCACCGTAACCCAGCTCTGTCTGCGCGACTTATCCAATCCATCCAGGCTGCTGCATCTCGAGGCAACAAAGACCTGCTCAATAGTCTGCAGGCTCAAGCCTGCAGGCTCTACG ATCCACAAGAAGGAGTTGTGGTTCTGTTACCAGCAGAGTCCCAGCAACGAATGGTGCAGCTGCTATACTTTCTACCCAAGATGTCCCAGTCTCTTCTGGCCaatctgagctgctgctgcactgctggACGAATCTCTGCTGGCCTCGCTGCCTCTCTGATTCGTATCGTGCACCTTAG GTCGTCTCTGAGCAGCTGGTCAGTTGGGAGCCAGGAAGCAGCTCTGCAGGACGTGGACTACATCAGCTTCCTGTTCTCCACCCTGACAGGCTTCTCGTCCGACAAGCTCACCTCCCTGCAGGAGGCCGGCGACGACAGCGCCCtgcctccctcccctctctcccccctcagCCTCTACCCCACCCAGCTGGAGCAGTTCACACACCACTGGGACGTTGTTGAG GAAATCTGCCACTGTCTGGAAACCTTGGGTTCAAAGTCCCAGTGCTTTGACATCTTGCAAAATGGCATTTGTAAATACCTG aTCAAGTTGGGGGTGGTGCCTGACAGTATGGCGGCTGGGCTGCTGAGAGCTGTATCCAGATTACTGGACCTGTCTGTCCTGCCCATTGAGCCTGTGCTGCGCTTCTTGTCTCAGTGCTGCCTCAGCCTGCTGGCTCTGCTCATCACCCTGCAGCAGGAGGCACCTGCCGATACCAACCACAAAAGGT AG